A section of the Rhodothermus profundi genome encodes:
- a CDS encoding LytR C-terminal domain-containing protein: MRRRTKGRPRRLENALLIFLIGSVGILLYALGVRLLAPRVDPVREKNPARLVGDIIQLEVRNGCGVDGVAAQATRYLRRHGFDVVEVGDHTSFDVPYSLVIDRVGDLEAARKVAAVLGIPEDRVRQQIRPDLFLDASVIIGKDYAQLAPFRNQLD, from the coding sequence ATGAGGCGCAGGACGAAAGGGCGTCCCAGAAGGCTTGAAAATGCATTGCTTATTTTCCTGATCGGGAGCGTTGGGATTTTGCTGTATGCCCTGGGGGTGCGCTTGCTGGCGCCGCGTGTTGATCCGGTCCGAGAAAAAAATCCGGCACGTCTGGTAGGGGACATTATCCAGCTAGAGGTGCGCAATGGGTGTGGGGTGGACGGTGTAGCGGCGCAGGCGACGCGTTATTTACGCCGACACGGATTTGACGTGGTTGAGGTAGGAGACCACACCTCATTCGACGTGCCGTATTCGCTGGTTATTGATCGCGTAGGTGATCTGGAAGCTGCCCGCAAAGTAGCGGCTGTGCTGGGCATCCCCGAAGATCGGGTGCGTCAGCAAATTCGTCCGGATCTCTTTCTGGATGCGTCCGTCATTATTGGAAAGGATTACGCGCAACTGGCACCGTTTAGAAATCAATTGGACTAA
- the rsfS gene encoding ribosome silencing factor encodes MAQLQTVSPLDAQQRVRYPSRVLARHAVDAALEKKAQDLVVIDMRQVSGVADYFVLCTGQSDLQIRAIAEAIEERIEQCCQERPWHVEGREHLQWVVLDYVDVVVHIFTPEKRAFYNLERLWGDAPQEQVTEDRTGAEVQLLKEPIATTG; translated from the coding sequence ATGGCTCAGCTTCAGACAGTATCGCCGTTAGACGCTCAGCAGCGCGTGCGTTATCCGTCTCGCGTGCTGGCGCGGCATGCCGTTGATGCGGCTCTGGAGAAGAAGGCGCAGGACCTGGTCGTCATAGACATGCGCCAGGTTAGTGGGGTGGCCGACTACTTTGTGCTCTGCACCGGCCAATCGGATTTGCAGATTCGTGCCATTGCTGAGGCGATTGAGGAGCGGATTGAGCAGTGCTGCCAGGAGCGTCCCTGGCATGTGGAGGGGCGGGAGCACCTGCAGTGGGTGGTACTGGATTACGTGGATGTCGTGGTGCACATCTTCACGCCCGAAAAGCGGGCTTTTTATAACCTGGAGCGGCTCTGGGGGGATGCGCCCCAGGAGCAGGTTACCGAAGATCGTACGGGGGCCGAGGTGCAGCTCCTTAAGGAGCCGATTGCGACAACAGGCTAG
- the lipB gene encoding lipoyl(octanoyl) transferase LipB, translating into MHTMAERVVVCHLGRVAYKPTWDLQRLLQARLVAAKRQDPPAPIPHVFLLVEHPPVYTLGKNGRLNHLLLSEEALRARGAEFFHIDRGGDITFHGPGQLVGYPILDLDRFFTDIHRYLRELEETIIRTCTEYGLLARRVPGRTGVWIGPDARGAERKICAMGIRCSRWVTMHGFAFNLNTDLRYFSYIIPCGIADRKVTSLAAELGRPVAEAEVRARLLHHFARCFEATLTVYEGDEAFAFLEDYLEKEGIASWVKAGHVVS; encoded by the coding sequence ATGCACACCATGGCTGAGCGAGTTGTCGTCTGTCACTTAGGACGTGTCGCCTACAAGCCTACCTGGGATCTGCAACGGTTGTTGCAGGCGCGGCTGGTAGCCGCCAAACGACAAGATCCTCCTGCCCCCATCCCCCATGTCTTCTTGCTCGTTGAACATCCGCCCGTCTATACGCTGGGCAAAAATGGTCGTTTAAATCACCTGCTTCTTTCCGAAGAAGCGCTGCGAGCACGGGGCGCCGAATTTTTCCACATTGACCGAGGGGGCGATATTACCTTTCACGGTCCAGGCCAACTCGTAGGCTATCCGATTCTGGATCTGGACCGCTTTTTTACGGACATTCACCGCTACCTGCGCGAGCTGGAAGAAACCATCATCCGCACCTGCACAGAGTACGGCCTGCTGGCCCGGCGCGTCCCCGGACGCACAGGAGTGTGGATCGGGCCAGACGCACGGGGCGCAGAGCGTAAAATCTGTGCTATGGGCATCCGCTGTAGCCGCTGGGTCACGATGCATGGCTTTGCGTTCAATCTCAACACCGATCTGCGTTACTTCTCTTACATTATTCCCTGTGGCATTGCCGATCGTAAGGTAACCTCCCTGGCCGCCGAGTTAGGACGCCCTGTCGCAGAAGCTGAAGTGCGCGCGCGCCTGCTGCACCACTTTGCCCGGTGCTTCGAAGCAACGTTAACGGTTTACGAAGGAGATGAAGCCTTTGCATTTCTGGAAGATTATCTTGAAAAAGAAGGCATTGCGTCTTGGGTTAAAGCAGGCCATGTCGTATCATAA
- the sprA gene encoding T9SS outer membrane translocon Sov/SprA: MSKALRAGKFTGGLVLLLLGGLLPGLRPLTGAWTLHAQTPPARLQADTSRTDTLRTTRADRWLPRPARDLPYARLWPRTASLVTLRPSAWRQEIVLDSTRLAYHIHERIGSIEVRVPVTLDFTTYRALRLRQALHANWATLQTQRQRQATRRRRGGLGVSIALPGGRQSAFSTIFGRPEVDLRVNGQANINAGFNYRKSDQQVAFSGRVARLDPDFKQDLRLGITGTIGDKLRVNVNWDTNNQFDYQNQLRLEYTGYEDEIIQRIEAGNVMLQTPSQLIRGGQSLFGIKAQFQLGGLQITTVASQQEGQANSLTISGGAQTTTFDLQPTDYDDSRHFFLAYYFRNRWEDALSDPPNIRVANGFERITEIEVWKLVYPVRDDENVRQVVALVDLGEPEALLTLANAYTRVDAAALPDNRNDRYDDSPGGEVDTYLRNGQANAAAYLKNQRGLSEDDFQIGRFKRLEPGRDYTFDEVLGYLSLTQRLQENEALAVAFRYRAGGRIYQVGDFSSETGGAGGGQDEDRLVLKLLRPSRPRQPSPATGYNPAVWYLELRNLYRLPGRGINPEDFELEIYYQPPGKTAQKFLAELGAQRTLLQLLGLDRLNQDQAPVPDNRFDFLPSITIDPGEGLLIFPFLEPFGERLAQLIDATELPDDQKAALKDRYVFQDLYTQKKENARRNTKHNVYRIQGSYKSAVQDFYDLQAYAGLVEGSVRVTSGGTPLQEGVDFVVDYQSGTVRIINPAYLTPGREIQISYEQNALFNLQKKTLLGLRADYTLGENLTLGATMMRLSQKSLVDKFRLGEEPINNLIWGIDGSFTARPRWLTYMLDALPLIQTKEPSEISFSGEFAQLRPGHGETLAFERTRRELRDNNRDFPRDELKGISYIDDFEGFENTFSLKQPGSWRLASPPDSIARYPAGFTGSLYDSLRTTWRGIFTWYQLSDVLVADLARRAPVYDPEAVRPVLITDVFPNRDVRGELNQTLPTLDVYFNPHRRGPYNYTTELDDFLNHPEEVWGGMMQRLPEGYTDFNLKNIEFIEFIFRPFPENPERDAGPQAKLYIDLGSISEDVIPNGKLNAEDGLSMTDPTSGFRGDQWSRYPTSIQNNSVDLDLSLRRTEDLGLDGLVSYDLSAYPEVYTEAFHFRKFLESLDPAHPDPRYRAERARALRDPSGDDYQSFDNEAFFNDPELFPPELYPNGVPLQERFAHYFPGLELNAYETQNQLATGASVRRGNSRIPDTEDLNFNASIDTDNSYFQYEIPLSKAILDSLAHPDREDDYIVGAITNSRGETWYQVRIPVRKYTRRVGNIQDFSLIETIRVWTTGHRVPITLRFATFELVGSQWRKAEEVAVEEQTPSDTLFANTRVSISSINNEENPDIYRTPNGAIISQVRMASGVVRNAREQALVLRVENLYPGHQRGIYKTFTQGLDLLRYSNLRMFVHLHGTLGDGTPLEALAQQDPEAARQKVRLFVRLGSNASNDYYEYEQPLMPSSVTSGNSDELWQTFQRWGDRVIDLNSVNILLSALNELKIARDAVGFPADSVFWNKIDGRPTAPGVPDADAFAPPGTRLAVKGNPSLGRITMIIIGVRNPAPPGSTDPRDRLEEVVVWLNELRVSGYDEKNGYAAVANVSLKLADLGRVRASFRMQTDGFGSLSSTLGEREQTNQQSWSLATDFNLDRLLPRRYGWSIPFSLQLQSSTSTPRFDPARGDVRVAEVLNQIKRDTTLSRQERAQYRQAVIERVQTHSFTRSYSFRIQKRGSKSWLTRTLIDGLSFSYAFAETQARSPTQRFQNSWRWNASLSYRLNIHRPRTVRPFWFLDNVPLVGLLGRLRFNYLPQSLSWAGNASRNFSGSQDRPALLPGQRNPELPDLVANPIREQHNFAHSRTFSLQYNPFTFLNLSFDTNTRQSLNALSVDTVYQVVTPDTVYAGRTLAEALAQGLIDSSDVGVRAFEQYRLRPVPVRRMLQRILDGAEGLRTDSYQQRFTASLRPNLRTRWLQLQDINYTAQFSWQNGSIQRNTGASVSNQAGLSSGLTLRPRELWRKLAFYRKLEEQERQTSRRRRQSRAQQQDKDKPRIRPPNPIVLLRRLFLAITGIENLQITGRVNWSSASSNVGRGPIDSVQVAYSLLDALRGRGPSVGYRFGLARRIDLTNRILDPSLQVTDLLNNDYELRATTSLQLSPNLQVSLNWSVSWNVRTDYSYRPLDNGGVDTTRTERGSSRASVWAFGASYLKLFRRQLETYRQDFRQAANPGEFGDENGDGRVALTNASVVADFRRAFIRTLGLLGTNTPIPMPSWQLTYSGLSRWPLFRRLAQSVTLRHSYSADYSSDYRTNLNALVDDPEAAVGTFVLGGRRIRYRFPRYEISAVRINERYQPLIGLDITWKNRLQTNLAWSKSRTYSLSTNNEVNTSATSELTFTLSYQRQGLRIPFLPIKRLNNRVGISLSIARSATEERRFSLFRAMQAAANDPEAFNPEDALSPDFAPILTSWTRTTIAPQISYQFSNRVSASFQLRYERFESADSRVPSSTTIQGGFNIRVSISN, translated from the coding sequence ATGAGCAAAGCGCTGCGTGCCGGAAAATTCACAGGCGGGTTGGTACTGCTGCTATTAGGTGGACTGCTGCCGGGCTTGCGTCCCCTGACCGGCGCGTGGACGCTGCATGCGCAGACACCGCCTGCCCGGCTCCAGGCCGATACTTCCCGGACAGATACGCTGCGCACCACCCGCGCCGATCGATGGCTCCCGCGCCCTGCTCGCGACCTTCCTTATGCCCGATTGTGGCCACGCACCGCTTCGCTCGTTACGCTTCGCCCCAGCGCCTGGCGCCAGGAAATCGTACTGGATTCAACCCGGCTGGCCTACCACATCCATGAACGCATTGGCTCCATCGAGGTGCGCGTGCCCGTCACGCTCGACTTCACGACGTACCGGGCCCTGCGCCTACGCCAGGCCCTGCACGCAAACTGGGCCACGCTCCAAACGCAGCGGCAGCGACAGGCTACCCGACGACGCCGGGGAGGTCTGGGCGTCAGCATCGCGCTGCCCGGTGGCCGCCAGAGCGCTTTTTCGACCATCTTTGGCCGTCCGGAAGTAGACCTGCGCGTCAATGGCCAGGCCAACATCAACGCTGGCTTTAACTACCGAAAAAGCGATCAGCAAGTAGCGTTCTCAGGCCGCGTTGCCCGACTCGATCCCGACTTTAAGCAAGACCTGCGCCTGGGCATCACCGGTACCATCGGCGACAAGCTCCGCGTCAACGTCAACTGGGACACCAATAACCAGTTCGACTATCAAAACCAGCTCCGCCTCGAATACACCGGCTACGAGGACGAAATCATCCAGCGTATCGAGGCGGGCAATGTCATGCTCCAGACCCCTTCGCAACTCATCCGCGGAGGCCAGAGCCTCTTTGGCATCAAGGCGCAGTTTCAGCTCGGCGGCCTGCAGATCACCACCGTGGCCAGCCAGCAGGAAGGCCAGGCCAACTCGCTGACCATCAGTGGCGGCGCGCAGACTACCACGTTCGACCTGCAACCCACCGACTATGACGACAGCCGCCATTTCTTCCTGGCCTACTACTTTCGTAATCGGTGGGAAGATGCCCTGTCTGATCCCCCCAACATACGAGTCGCCAATGGGTTTGAGCGCATTACCGAAATCGAAGTCTGGAAGCTGGTCTACCCGGTACGGGACGATGAGAACGTGCGCCAGGTAGTAGCGCTCGTCGACCTGGGCGAGCCGGAAGCGCTGCTGACGCTGGCCAACGCCTACACGCGCGTCGATGCCGCAGCCCTGCCCGACAACCGCAACGACCGCTACGACGATTCGCCCGGAGGCGAAGTGGACACCTATCTGCGCAACGGCCAGGCCAACGCAGCAGCCTATCTCAAAAATCAGCGCGGCCTGAGCGAAGATGACTTCCAGATTGGCCGCTTCAAGCGTCTGGAACCCGGCCGCGACTACACCTTCGATGAGGTGCTCGGCTATCTCTCCCTGACGCAACGACTCCAGGAAAATGAAGCGCTCGCGGTCGCCTTTCGCTACCGGGCAGGCGGCCGCATCTACCAGGTAGGCGACTTTTCCTCAGAAACCGGAGGCGCCGGCGGCGGCCAGGACGAAGACCGTCTGGTGCTCAAACTGCTCCGTCCCAGCCGCCCCCGCCAGCCTTCCCCTGCGACCGGCTACAACCCGGCTGTCTGGTATCTGGAACTGCGCAACCTCTACCGCCTGCCCGGCCGCGGGATCAATCCCGAGGACTTCGAGCTGGAGATCTACTATCAACCACCCGGTAAAACGGCTCAGAAATTCCTGGCGGAACTGGGCGCCCAGCGCACCCTGCTTCAACTGCTCGGCCTGGACCGTCTCAACCAGGACCAGGCTCCTGTCCCCGACAACCGCTTCGACTTCCTGCCCAGCATTACCATTGACCCGGGCGAAGGGCTGCTCATCTTTCCGTTTCTAGAACCCTTTGGCGAGCGGCTCGCGCAACTCATCGATGCCACCGAGCTACCCGACGACCAGAAAGCGGCTCTCAAAGACCGCTACGTCTTCCAGGATCTCTACACGCAGAAAAAGGAAAACGCCCGCCGCAATACAAAACACAACGTCTACCGCATTCAGGGCTCCTACAAAAGCGCAGTTCAGGACTTTTACGATCTGCAGGCCTATGCTGGCCTAGTCGAAGGGTCGGTGCGCGTTACCTCAGGCGGCACGCCCCTGCAGGAAGGGGTCGATTTTGTCGTGGACTACCAGAGCGGCACCGTACGCATCATCAACCCGGCCTATCTTACGCCCGGCCGTGAAATTCAAATCTCCTATGAACAGAACGCGCTGTTCAATCTGCAAAAAAAGACGTTGCTCGGCCTCCGGGCCGACTACACGCTGGGCGAAAATCTGACGCTGGGCGCCACCATGATGCGCCTCAGTCAGAAATCACTGGTCGACAAGTTTCGGCTCGGTGAAGAGCCCATCAATAACCTGATCTGGGGCATCGATGGTTCGTTCACGGCTCGCCCACGCTGGCTGACCTACATGCTGGACGCATTGCCATTGATCCAGACCAAAGAGCCCAGCGAGATTTCCTTTTCAGGCGAATTTGCCCAGCTACGTCCCGGACATGGCGAAACGCTGGCCTTCGAACGCACGCGCCGTGAGCTGCGCGACAACAACCGCGACTTTCCACGGGACGAATTGAAAGGCATTTCCTACATCGACGACTTCGAAGGGTTTGAAAACACTTTCTCCCTGAAACAACCGGGCAGTTGGCGCCTGGCCTCCCCACCCGACTCAATTGCCCGCTACCCTGCCGGGTTCACCGGAAGCCTGTACGACTCGCTGCGCACCACCTGGCGGGGCATCTTTACCTGGTATCAGCTCAGTGACGTGCTCGTGGCTGACCTGGCCCGCCGCGCACCCGTCTACGACCCTGAAGCGGTCCGGCCCGTTCTCATCACCGACGTGTTTCCTAACCGGGACGTCCGGGGGGAGCTAAACCAGACGCTGCCCACACTCGACGTGTACTTCAACCCACACCGCCGCGGCCCTTACAACTATACCACTGAACTCGACGACTTCCTCAATCATCCAGAAGAGGTCTGGGGCGGCATGATGCAGCGCCTGCCAGAAGGATACACCGACTTCAACCTGAAAAATATTGAGTTTATCGAATTCATCTTCCGCCCCTTCCCGGAAAATCCGGAGCGAGATGCCGGCCCTCAGGCCAAACTGTACATCGATCTGGGATCCATTTCCGAAGACGTGATCCCCAACGGTAAACTGAACGCCGAAGATGGGCTCTCCATGACAGACCCCACTTCTGGTTTTCGGGGTGATCAGTGGAGTCGCTATCCTACCAGCATCCAGAATAATTCCGTCGACCTGGACCTGAGCCTGCGCCGCACCGAAGACCTGGGGCTAGACGGCCTCGTCTCGTATGACCTTTCCGCTTATCCTGAAGTCTACACAGAAGCCTTCCACTTCCGAAAGTTTCTGGAATCGCTCGATCCTGCCCATCCAGACCCGCGATACCGAGCGGAACGGGCTCGCGCGCTCCGCGATCCTTCAGGCGACGACTATCAGAGCTTCGATAACGAAGCCTTCTTCAATGACCCCGAGCTCTTTCCACCGGAACTTTACCCGAACGGCGTTCCCCTGCAGGAACGGTTTGCCCACTACTTTCCGGGACTGGAGCTGAACGCCTATGAAACGCAGAACCAACTGGCCACAGGTGCTTCGGTGCGGCGCGGCAACTCGCGCATCCCGGACACCGAAGACTTGAACTTTAACGCCTCTATCGATACAGACAACAGCTACTTTCAGTATGAAATTCCCCTCAGCAAAGCCATTCTCGACTCCCTGGCTCACCCTGATCGAGAGGATGACTACATCGTAGGTGCGATCACCAATAGCCGGGGAGAAACCTGGTATCAGGTGCGCATCCCCGTGCGCAAATATACCCGCCGGGTAGGTAACATCCAGGACTTCTCGCTCATCGAAACCATCCGCGTGTGGACCACCGGCCATCGCGTCCCGATCACGCTGCGTTTTGCCACCTTCGAGCTGGTAGGGAGTCAGTGGCGCAAGGCCGAAGAGGTTGCTGTCGAAGAACAGACGCCGTCCGACACGCTGTTTGCTAACACGCGGGTTAGCATCTCCAGCATCAACAATGAAGAAAATCCGGACATTTATCGCACGCCCAACGGAGCTATTATCAGCCAGGTGCGCATGGCCAGCGGCGTCGTGCGTAACGCCCGCGAGCAAGCGCTGGTACTGCGCGTCGAAAATCTCTACCCCGGCCATCAGCGAGGGATCTACAAAACCTTCACCCAGGGGTTGGATCTGCTTCGGTATTCCAACCTGCGCATGTTCGTCCATCTACATGGCACGTTAGGCGATGGTACCCCGCTCGAAGCACTGGCCCAGCAGGATCCTGAGGCCGCGCGTCAAAAAGTCCGGCTCTTCGTGCGCCTGGGCTCAAACGCCAGCAACGACTACTATGAGTACGAGCAGCCCCTCATGCCCAGCTCGGTCACGTCAGGCAATAGCGATGAGCTATGGCAAACCTTCCAGCGCTGGGGGGATCGGGTAATTGATCTGAACTCGGTCAACATCCTGCTCAGCGCCCTCAATGAACTGAAAATCGCCCGTGACGCCGTCGGATTCCCGGCCGACAGCGTGTTCTGGAACAAGATAGACGGCCGCCCCACAGCCCCAGGCGTCCCCGACGCCGACGCCTTCGCGCCGCCCGGCACGCGCCTGGCTGTCAAAGGGAATCCTTCTCTGGGGCGCATCACCATGATCATCATTGGCGTGCGCAATCCAGCTCCTCCTGGCAGCACCGACCCCCGCGACCGACTGGAAGAAGTGGTTGTCTGGCTGAACGAACTACGCGTCTCGGGCTATGACGAAAAAAACGGCTACGCCGCGGTAGCCAACGTAAGCCTGAAGCTGGCAGACCTGGGCCGCGTGCGCGCCAGCTTTCGCATGCAAACCGATGGGTTTGGATCGCTTTCCAGCACGCTTGGCGAGCGTGAGCAAACCAACCAGCAAAGCTGGAGCCTGGCAACCGACTTCAATCTGGACCGCCTGCTTCCCCGCCGCTACGGCTGGTCTATTCCCTTCTCGTTGCAACTTCAGTCCAGTACTTCGACGCCTCGCTTCGACCCGGCCCGCGGCGACGTGCGGGTTGCAGAAGTGCTCAACCAGATCAAGCGAGATACCACGCTGTCGCGCCAGGAGCGCGCCCAGTACCGCCAGGCAGTAATCGAGCGCGTGCAGACGCATTCGTTTACGCGCTCGTATAGCTTCCGCATTCAAAAACGAGGTTCTAAGTCCTGGCTGACGCGCACCTTAATCGATGGGCTCAGCTTCAGCTATGCTTTTGCCGAAACCCAGGCGCGAAGCCCTACCCAGCGCTTCCAGAATTCATGGCGCTGGAATGCCTCGCTGAGTTATCGCCTGAACATCCATCGTCCTCGCACCGTACGGCCATTCTGGTTTCTGGACAACGTGCCCCTTGTTGGCCTGTTGGGAAGGCTGCGTTTTAACTACTTACCCCAGAGCCTTTCCTGGGCCGGCAATGCCAGCCGAAATTTCTCCGGCAGCCAGGACCGTCCGGCCCTCCTGCCTGGCCAGCGCAATCCTGAGCTGCCCGACCTGGTTGCCAATCCGATCCGCGAGCAGCACAACTTTGCGCACAGCCGCACGTTCAGCCTCCAGTACAACCCCTTTACGTTTCTAAATCTGAGCTTCGACACCAATACCCGGCAAAGCCTCAACGCCCTTAGCGTCGACACTGTCTATCAGGTCGTTACCCCCGACACTGTCTATGCAGGACGCACGCTGGCTGAAGCGCTGGCGCAAGGCCTGATCGACTCATCAGACGTGGGCGTCCGGGCTTTTGAGCAGTATCGGTTGCGCCCTGTGCCTGTCCGCCGCATGCTGCAACGCATCCTGGATGGAGCGGAGGGTCTGCGCACCGACAGCTATCAGCAACGCTTCACGGCCAGCCTGCGTCCCAACCTGCGCACGCGCTGGCTACAATTGCAGGACATTAACTACACAGCTCAGTTCTCCTGGCAGAACGGTTCTATCCAGCGCAACACAGGGGCCAGCGTATCCAACCAGGCCGGCCTCAGCAGTGGGCTGACGCTCCGCCCTCGCGAACTGTGGCGCAAGTTGGCGTTTTATCGCAAACTGGAAGAACAGGAGCGACAGACCAGCCGGCGTCGTCGCCAGTCCCGGGCGCAACAGCAAGACAAAGACAAACCCCGCATTCGTCCCCCTAACCCTATCGTGCTTTTGCGGCGCCTCTTTCTGGCCATTACCGGCATTGAAAATCTGCAAATTACCGGCCGCGTCAACTGGAGCAGCGCCTCCAGCAACGTTGGGCGCGGTCCTATCGACAGCGTGCAAGTTGCCTACAGCCTGTTGGATGCATTGCGCGGACGCGGTCCGTCGGTAGGCTATCGCTTTGGCCTGGCTCGCCGAATTGATCTTACCAACCGCATCCTGGACCCCAGCCTGCAGGTAACCGATCTGCTTAATAATGACTATGAGTTGCGCGCCACCACCTCGCTTCAGCTCAGTCCCAACCTGCAGGTGTCGCTGAACTGGAGCGTCAGTTGGAATGTGCGCACTGACTATTCGTACCGGCCGCTGGACAACGGCGGGGTTGATACAACCCGCACCGAGCGCGGCAGCAGCCGCGCTTCGGTCTGGGCCTTCGGGGCTTCGTACCTGAAACTATTTCGGCGTCAACTTGAAACCTATCGGCAAGACTTCCGGCAGGCCGCCAATCCAGGCGAATTTGGCGATGAAAACGGCGATGGACGAGTGGCGTTGACCAATGCCTCCGTGGTGGCAGACTTCCGCCGCGCCTTTATCCGCACCCTGGGTCTGCTGGGCACGAACACGCCTATCCCCATGCCAAGCTGGCAACTCACGTACTCGGGATTGTCGCGCTGGCCCCTGTTTCGACGCCTGGCCCAGAGCGTTACGCTCCGGCACAGCTACAGTGCCGATTACAGCAGCGATTACCGCACAAACCTGAACGCGCTGGTCGATGACCCCGAGGCGGCTGTTGGCACGTTCGTACTGGGAGGACGGCGCATTCGCTACCGATTTCCACGCTACGAGATAAGTGCCGTGCGCATCAACGAGCGCTACCAGCCACTCATCGGGCTGGACATCACCTGGAAAAATCGCCTGCAAACCAACCTGGCCTGGTCTAAAAGTCGCACCTACTCCCTATCCACCAACAATGAAGTCAACACAAGCGCTACCAGCGAGCTAACCTTCACGCTCAGCTACCAACGCCAGGGCCTGCGGATTCCATTTCTGCCCATCAAACGTCTGAATAACCGCGTTGGCATTAGTCTGAGCATTGCACGTTCTGCCACCGAGGAACGACGCTTTTCCCTTTTCCGAGCGATGCAAGCGGCGGCCAACGATCCAGAAGCCTTTAATCCAGAGGATGCCTTAAGTCCGGACTTTGCCCCCATCCTGACCTCCTGGACCCGCACCACAATTGCCCCTCAGATCTCCTATCAGTTCAGCAACCGCGTCTCGGCCAGCTTCCAATTGCGTTACGAGCGCTTTGAAAGCGCCGATAGCCGCGTGCCGTCGTCTACTACCATTCAGGGCGGATTCAATATTCGCGTAAGCATCTCCAACTAA
- a CDS encoding DUF423 domain-containing protein encodes MARTFLVLGAVLAGLAVALGAFAAHGLAPRVTPERLHTFETAVRYQMYHALALLLTGWLLHQLNAATLTVAGWCFLAGIVLFSGSLYVLVLADASWLGALAPLGGAAFMLGWGVLAWGLWQALRV; translated from the coding sequence ATGGCGCGAACTTTTCTTGTGCTGGGCGCCGTGCTAGCGGGCCTTGCAGTTGCGCTGGGTGCCTTTGCAGCCCATGGGCTGGCGCCGAGGGTTACGCCTGAGCGCTTGCATACGTTTGAAACGGCCGTGCGCTACCAGATGTACCACGCACTGGCCTTGCTGCTGACAGGATGGCTGCTGCATCAACTCAACGCTGCTACGCTGACCGTGGCCGGATGGTGCTTTTTGGCCGGAATCGTACTATTTTCCGGCAGCCTGTACGTCCTGGTACTGGCCGACGCCTCTTGGCTGGGAGCGCTGGCACCTCTGGGCGGAGCGGCCTTTATGCTTGGGTGGGGCGTGCTGGCCTGGGGACTCTGGCAAGCGCTTCGCGTTTAG
- the tsaD gene encoding tRNA (adenosine(37)-N6)-threonylcarbamoyltransferase complex transferase subunit TsaD: MPRVILGIETSCDDTAAAVVVEGRLRANVVASQQTTHRRYGGVVPELASRDHQRRIVPVVRQALQEANLTSRDLDAIAVTYGPGLVGSLLVGLSFAKAFALGLGRPLIGVNHLEGHIYSVFIEPPSPPFPYLCLIVSGGHTQLMRVDEGFRHTLLGRTRDDAAGEAFDKVARLLGLGYPGGPEIDRLARRGKPDFVAFPRPRLEGYDFSFSGLKTAVLYYLNRLPEKEREQLLEQHRADLCASFQQAVVDVLMETLRRAICDTGLRHVAIVGGVSANSALRAAAQRLAEELNVRLYIPPLAYCMDNAAMIAVTGYFKAQAGLQSPLTLAAVPALSI, translated from the coding sequence TTGCCTCGTGTTATTCTGGGTATTGAAACGTCGTGCGACGACACGGCGGCGGCCGTGGTCGTCGAAGGACGCCTGCGCGCGAACGTCGTCGCCTCGCAGCAAACGACGCACCGCCGCTACGGGGGTGTCGTACCGGAACTAGCCTCGCGGGACCATCAGCGCCGCATTGTGCCGGTCGTCCGTCAGGCGCTGCAGGAAGCGAACCTGACCTCTCGGGACCTCGACGCTATCGCCGTCACCTACGGCCCCGGGCTGGTTGGCTCGCTGCTGGTAGGCCTGAGCTTTGCCAAGGCCTTTGCGCTTGGCCTGGGGCGTCCGTTGATCGGCGTCAATCATTTAGAAGGGCATATTTATTCGGTTTTTATTGAACCACCATCTCCCCCCTTTCCTTATCTATGCCTGATTGTTTCAGGCGGACACACGCAACTGATGCGCGTTGACGAGGGCTTCCGCCATACACTCCTGGGGCGCACGCGTGACGATGCCGCCGGTGAAGCCTTTGACAAAGTCGCCCGCCTGCTGGGCCTGGGCTATCCAGGCGGCCCGGAAATCGACCGCCTGGCCCGCCGAGGCAAGCCGGATTTTGTAGCCTTTCCGCGTCCGCGGCTGGAAGGCTATGACTTTTCGTTCAGTGGCCTGAAGACGGCTGTGCTGTACTACCTCAACCGGCTGCCAGAAAAAGAACGGGAGCAACTGCTCGAACAGCATCGCGCAGACCTCTGCGCCTCCTTTCAGCAGGCTGTTGTCGATGTGCTAATGGAGACGCTCCGCCGCGCTATCTGCGACACAGGACTCCGACATGTTGCCATTGTGGGAGGCGTCTCGGCCAACTCAGCGTTGCGCGCCGCCGCCCAGCGGCTAGCCGAGGAACTGAATGTTCGATTGTATATTCCTCCCCTGGCCTACTGCATGGACAACGCAGCGATGATCGCTGTTACCGGCTACTTTAAAGCACAGGCGGGTCTGCAAAGCCCGCTCACGCTGGCAGCAGTCCCTGCACTGTCTATCTAA